ATTTTCGTCCTTTGCCAAACTGCCGGAGATGGATTTGAAGCTTGGTGATTTGACCCCTGTGCTGGAGGAAGTCACAGCCATGTTCAGAAACAGCCACAGCTCTGTGCGCTGGTCTCTGGATATGGAAGAGGACCTTCCCCGCCTTCGCTTTGACAAGGAAGGTATTCGCAGGGTTTTCATAAATATTCTGACTAATGCCGTGGATGCGGTGAAGGGGCAGAATGACCCCTCCGTCGACATCGTTGTGACCTGCGACAAAATGCTGGGCTGGGTCCGTCTGGAATTTCAGGACAGTGGCGAAGGCCTGACGCAGGAAGAGCGCTCAAGACTTTTTGAACCATACTTTTCTCGTAAAAAGGGTGGGACTGGTCTGGGCCTGACAATCGTCAAATCCATTGTGAGCGATCATCATGGATATGTGCGAGCGATGCCGCGGGAGCCGCATGGAACAACGCTTGTTGTTGAACTTCCGGTATAGGTGAGAGAAATGGTGAACCTTTCCGAAGGAGGCAGACCATGCGCGTAGTCGTCACAGGCGGCACGGGATTCATTGGTCGTCGGCTGTGTATTCGACTTGTTGAACGTGGTTTTGACGTTGTCGTGACGTCGAGAAATACCAAACAGGTTGAGCAGCTTTTTGGTCAGACAGTTGTTGCGGCCCACTGGGACGGCAGGGACGCTGACGAACTGGCAAAGATTTTGGATGATGGCAGGCGGCCTGCAACGCTGGTAAACCTGCTGGGTGAGAATATTGGGACTGGCCGCTGGACTGAAAAGAAAAAACGCCGGATTCGCGACAGTCGAGTCAAGGCGGGAAAAGCTGTTCAGGCGGCAGTGGAAAATTCCAGCCTTGGACTGAAAGCTTTGGTTCAGGGGTCTGCGATTGGCCTGTATGGGGCTGATGCGTCACTGCGCGATGACCAAATCATTGAGGACTCGGCGCCGGGATCTGGCTTTTTGGCGCAGGTCTGTGAAGACTGGGAAGCTTCTGTCTCCCGGCTTGCGACCCGTGGTGTTCGCGTTGCCTATGCCCGAACTGGCGCGGTGCTTGGCGCTGGTGGTGGAATGCTTGGAGCTATGCTCCCGGCCTTTCGCTGGTGTCTTGGTGGTCCCATAGGCTCTGGGGAGCAGTGGCTGTCATGGATTCATCTGCGTGACGAAGTCGAGGCGTTGACCTTTCTTGTGGAACGGGATGAAGCTGAGGGAGCTTTTAATCTGTGTGCTCCGGGGGCCGTGTGCATGGAAGAGTTTTCCAAAATGCTTGGTGCCGCACTCCGGCGTCCGTCATGGTTTCGGGTTCCAGAGTGGCTGTTGCGCCTTGGTGCTGGAGAGATGGCCGAAGAAATGCTTCTCGCCAGCCAGCGGGCCTGGCCTGAGAGGCTGTTACAGTGTGGGTTTGATTTCCGGTATCCTGAGCTTCGTGACGCGTTGTGTCAGGTTTTGGGGGAGCAGGGATTGCTGCGCGCACAGCCTGCATAGAAACAGGAAGAGGAGAGGACTGTGAGTAATCTTGTGCTTGTTGTTGATGACGAAGAGGGCATTCGTTTTTCATTGCGCGGCATTTTGGAAGATGAAGGCTATGACGTCATTGAGGCGGAAAGTGGAGAAGAGGCGCTTGCGCTTTTGGAAACACAGACGCCGTCGCTTATGCTGCTCGACATCTGGCTTTCGGGTATTGATGGGCTGGAGGTCTTGGACCAGTCTCAGATCCGTATTCCAGACATGCCAGTGGTGATGATTTCTGGTCATGGCAATATTGAAACGGCTGTGACTGCAATCAAAAAAGGCGCATTTGATTTTATTGAAAAGCCGCTGTCTTTGGAAAAAGTTATCCTGAGCGTCAACAAGGCCTGTGAATTTCAGTCTATTCAGCAGGAAAACCGGGCACTCAAGGAGCGCATTGAGTCAGAACAGCCGCACGGGCTGACTGGCGAGTCCTCTGTGATTAGCACGCTTCGCCGCCAGATCGATCAGGTTGCCCCCACAGATGCGTGGGTGCTTATCACTGGTGAGAATGGCACAGGAAAGGAAATTGTGGCCCGGTCCATTCACCAGCAGAGTAAGCGGCACAACAAGCCGCTGGTTGCTGTGAACTGCGCCGCTATTCCTGAGGAGCTGATTGAGAGCGAACTGTTCGGCCATGTCAAAGGCGCGTTTACCGGCGCTGATACGGCTCAGGCGGGCAAGTTTGAGCTGGCAAACAAGGGCACGCTCTTCCTTGACGAAATCGGCGACATGAGTCTGAAAACACAGGCAAAGATTCTTCGTATTTTGCAGGAACAGAAGTTTGAGCAGGTGGGTGGCCGAAAGACCATCACTGTTGATGTGCGTGTGATTGCTGCAACAAACAAGGATTTGCCAAGCGAGATTAAGGAAGGGCGCTTTCGTCAGGACCTGTATTACAGGTTGCGCGTTTTTCCGCTGGAGGTGCCGCCGCTGCGGACCCGCTCAGACGACATCCCACTCCTGATTGATGAATTTATTGCCAACCTGACGCGGAAGCATGGCTTCCGGCCCATGCAGTTTACAGATGACGCAAAGGCCCAGCTCCAGCGTTATCCGTGGCCGGGCAATGTGCGAGAACTCAAGAATTTTGTTGAGCGTATGCTGATTATGCATGGCGGTAACGAAGTGGGACCAGAAGATTTGCCCGCGGAGTACCTCAAGGCCACGCCTGACCTGAGTACGGGAACCGAAGAAAACGGCTCTGTGGATATGGGGATTGTGGACTTTAAGGCTGCACGTGCCGAGTTTGAAGCCCGTTTCCTCCAGCAGAAGCTTGAGGAATGCAATGGGAACATTACCCGGCTTGCAGAGTCCATCGGGCTTGAACGCTCTTATCTTTCCCGGAAGCTCAAGTCCTACGGAATACAGTAGGGCTTCTGATAAAAAGCAAAAAAAGGCTGCCAGCATACGCTGACAGCCTTTTTTTGGGGAAAAGTTGGGCTATTTCTCAATCCAGATGAGGTTTGCCATGCGTCCGCAGGTCTTGTCTCGCCGGTATGAGAAGAACATTTCGGGCAGACTGTAGGTGCACAGGTCCAGACGAAAAATGTGGCCGGGGCGGATACCTGCTGCAAGAAGCTGGTCTTTGGTCAGTTGCCAGAGGTCCACGGAGGCGGTGTCTGGGTCAAAGTACTCCTGAAATGCCTTGCCGAATTCGTCATTGAAGTTGATGAACTGGCTCCATGCAGGGCCAAGGCTTGGGCCTCGAACAACAAAGACTTCTTCGGGCGGGAGGTCATACTCGCGGCAAAAGGCTTTGACGCCTGTTGTCGGAAAATGCAGGGAGTTTCCGCGCCAGCCGACATGCAGGGCTGCAACGTATTTCCCGCTGGCGTGGGCAATGAGCAGAGGCTGGCAGTCTGCGGTTTTGATGACCAGCGCGCGGCCTGGCTCAGAGGTCGCAATGCCGTCGGCCTCAATGCTGCCTTCGACGTCAATGCGGGTCGGTTCCGGTTCAAAGATCATCTGCGGACCATGAACCTGACGCACTTCCTGCCACGTTTCAAAACCCAGATCTTGTTGAAGCTTGCGGCGGCTTCCAATCACGTGATCCGGGTTATCGCCGACCTCGAGAGAGATGTTGGCGTTATCAAATGGACCCTTTTCTGTCCCACCCATTCGGGTGCCAAAATAGCAATGGACGGAGTCGAGTCCAGGGAATTTGAAAGGGATGTAGTTCAAGTCCATATAATTCTGTCCTCTGTGATGATGGCGTGCATGGGAACGTCCCACGGGTCTGCCTCGAATTTTTCCACAAGCTGGAACTCATAGGCAAGACCAAATCGTATTGCATTGCTGGCGCAGTTTCCAGCGAGAAACCTGTCATAAAATCCAGCACCAAAGCCAAGCCGGGCACCGGTCAGGTCAAATCCGACGCCGGGTACAAGTATGACATCTGGTGCACATTTTTCAAGAGTTGGGCAGCGCTCAGGACATGGTTCCTGAATCCCATACATGCCGGGAACAAGTTCCTGACTTGCGGTGACGCAGGCGAT
This genomic stretch from Desulfobaculum bizertense DSM 18034 harbors:
- a CDS encoding TIGR01777 family oxidoreductase — encoded protein: MRVVVTGGTGFIGRRLCIRLVERGFDVVVTSRNTKQVEQLFGQTVVAAHWDGRDADELAKILDDGRRPATLVNLLGENIGTGRWTEKKKRRIRDSRVKAGKAVQAAVENSSLGLKALVQGSAIGLYGADASLRDDQIIEDSAPGSGFLAQVCEDWEASVSRLATRGVRVAYARTGAVLGAGGGMLGAMLPAFRWCLGGPIGSGEQWLSWIHLRDEVEALTFLVERDEAEGAFNLCAPGAVCMEEFSKMLGAALRRPSWFRVPEWLLRLGAGEMAEEMLLASQRAWPERLLQCGFDFRYPELRDALCQVLGEQGLLRAQPA
- a CDS encoding sigma-54-dependent transcriptional regulator, translating into MSNLVLVVDDEEGIRFSLRGILEDEGYDVIEAESGEEALALLETQTPSLMLLDIWLSGIDGLEVLDQSQIRIPDMPVVMISGHGNIETAVTAIKKGAFDFIEKPLSLEKVILSVNKACEFQSIQQENRALKERIESEQPHGLTGESSVISTLRRQIDQVAPTDAWVLITGENGTGKEIVARSIHQQSKRHNKPLVAVNCAAIPEELIESELFGHVKGAFTGADTAQAGKFELANKGTLFLDEIGDMSLKTQAKILRILQEQKFEQVGGRKTITVDVRVIAATNKDLPSEIKEGRFRQDLYYRLRVFPLEVPPLRTRSDDIPLLIDEFIANLTRKHGFRPMQFTDDAKAQLQRYPWPGNVRELKNFVERMLIMHGGNEVGPEDLPAEYLKATPDLSTGTEENGSVDMGIVDFKAARAEFEARFLQQKLEECNGNITRLAESIGLERSYLSRKLKSYGIQ
- a CDS encoding polyphenol oxidase family protein — encoded protein: MDLNYIPFKFPGLDSVHCYFGTRMGGTEKGPFDNANISLEVGDNPDHVIGSRRKLQQDLGFETWQEVRQVHGPQMIFEPEPTRIDVEGSIEADGIATSEPGRALVIKTADCQPLLIAHASGKYVAALHVGWRGNSLHFPTTGVKAFCREYDLPPEEVFVVRGPSLGPAWSQFINFNDEFGKAFQEYFDPDTASVDLWQLTKDQLLAAGIRPGHIFRLDLCTYSLPEMFFSYRRDKTCGRMANLIWIEK
- a CDS encoding 5-formyltetrahydrofolate cyclo-ligase, with the translated sequence MHPTDTHKSKLRKKLLATRAELGPAERAHKSLRILSALRSTPQWASAREVLLYMPIKNEVDIRPVLDELWGRGVRLLLPRCRPKEPGQMDIACVTASQELVPGMYGIQEPCPERCPTLEKCAPDVILVPGVGFDLTGARLGFGAGFYDRFLAGNCASNAIRFGLAYEFQLVEKFEADPWDVPMHAIITEDRIIWT